The Aedes aegypti strain LVP_AGWG chromosome 3, AaegL5.0 Primary Assembly, whole genome shotgun sequence genome contains a region encoding:
- the LOC5573349 gene encoding WASH complex subunit 1 → MHCYNIPTIDPDLRHEETILQAINAFEFLNEVIEDVFGKVNRRIESNRERLHKLNARIEKVNDQVAKLKETREAIVIYSPCRYPGADLDTKVLPTFTGANGIRMREAEEVGNLREKSYVPSHSYQEKIEFYHVKSSSERHRIYEFDETRANQKGPREVQFLDSVLLFNSNQYAEEYKGAEDKSRGSGRKTPGRIREERILSASSPIIRNRSRKKGQDIFYTPVLNEAPKIDVPVDLPDLPGIVSNIQYEGNNTLIAPSLQLAAIADQLPELGELSAMEAKETVSTVASVASPVPTNAPPMPPIAAPAPNVMINAQPPPPPPPPPPPPPAEILANSGGRKADENDGNPVKKDTKPAAAGDAHFNLMEAIRKAGGVEKANLRHSDTKEGRTDSSKPSKANPQNFIDDLHNKLQMRRKGISGARENQEPGNVIDRLSALIPPPPPKLEASASESNDEDWD, encoded by the exons ATGCACTGCTACAACATTCCAACGATCGATCCGGATCTCCGTCACGAGGAAACCATCCTGCAGGCCATCAATGCGTTCGAATTCCTCAACGAGGTCATTGAGGACGTATTCGGGAAGGTAAACCGTCGGATTGAGTCCAATCGTGAGCGCCTCCATAAGCTTAATGCCCGCATAGAGAAGGTGAACGATCAGGTGGCCAAACTGAAGGAAACGAGGGAAGCGATAGTTATTTATTCACCGTGCCGTTATCCGGGAGCAGATCTGGACACCAAGGTGCTACCGACCTTCACCGGTGCCAATGGAATCCGTATGCGTGAGGCGGAGGAGGTGGGGAACTTGCGAGAGAAGTCCTACGTGCCAAGCCACTCGTACCAGGAGAAGATTGAGTTCTATCACGTGAAGAGCTCCTCGGAACGGCACCGGATTTACGAGTTTGACGAGACCAGGGCCAATCAAAAGGGGCCGAGGGAGGTTCAGTTCTTAGATTCGGTACTGCTGTTCAACAGTAATCAGTATGCGGAGGAGTACAAAGGAGCGGAGGACAAATCCAGAGGATCCGGGAGGAAAACTCCGGGGAGGATTCGAGAAGAACGGATTCTGTCGGCTTCGTCTCCGATCATTCGGAACCGGTCCCGAAAGAAAGGGCAGGACATTTTCTACACGCCGGTATTGAACGAAGCTCCCAAGATCGACGTTCCGGTGGATCTGCCGGATTTGCCCGGAATTGTTAGCAATATTCAGTACGAGGGAAATAATACGCTGATCGCTCCGTCGCTTCAACTGGCTGCCATAGCTGACCAGTTGCCGGAATTGGGAGAATTGTCCGCGATGGAAGCAAAGGAAACGGTTTCGACGGTGGCAAGTGTCGCATCACCGGTACCGACAAATGCTCCCCCAATGCCACCAATCGCCGCTCCAGCCCCAAATGTAATGATCAATGCTCAACCCCCTCCCCCTCCGCCGCCACCACCCCCTCCACCTCCGGCGGAAATTTTGGCAAACAGCGGCGGCAGGAAAGCCGACGAAAACGATGGGAATCCGGTTAAGAAGGACACAAAGCCGGCAGCAGCTGGCGATGCTCATTTCAATCTGATGGAAGCCATCCGGAAGGCGGGCGGAGTGGAGAAAGCCAATCTGAGACACAGCGACACAAAGGAGGGAAGGACCGATTCG AGCAAACCCTCGAAAGCAAATCCGCAGAACTTCATCGACGATCTACACAACAAACTACAGATGCGACGCAAGGGAATCTCCGGAGCTCGGGAAAACCAGGAACCAGGAAACGTAATCGATCGCCTCTCGGCCCTGATTCCTCCCCCGCCACCGAAGCTGGAAGCCAGCGCCAGCGAGAGCAACGACGAAGATTGGGACTAG